From the Halorhabdus utahensis DSM 12940 genome, one window contains:
- a CDS encoding alpha/beta hydrolase yields the protein MTGPPTWTRRGVLTALLAAGAGCTTETDDSTTSTQEPSDPETPTDEPSERSTTSAPTPTETATTTEEPTATDEPTTEEPTTTAESMEEITDVAFRETPQRTLRLDLYLPSTEESSPFVVYAHGGGWIGGDKGHRPMFDRLVEEGFAVADIQYRLAQEKQYPAAVRDVVAAVKWVRANAGEYGIDSERGALAGYSAGAHLAALVAVAPDHENFQPDEFHPDVPVGVDALVGYSGPYDFTESGIGENPLVAAFFGADAPTERLEEGSPVSHVEGDDPPALLIHGTDDNVVPYRSTTALADAYRNAGVPVDVLTGDGAGHGMIDNDEWREETLPSQEQFLADHLLTQ from the coding sequence ATGACTGGTCCCCCGACCTGGACGCGGCGTGGCGTGCTGACGGCACTGCTCGCCGCCGGTGCCGGCTGTACAACCGAGACGGACGACTCGACGACGAGTACCCAGGAACCGTCGGACCCGGAGACGCCGACGGACGAGCCTTCCGAGCGTTCGACGACGTCAGCACCAACGCCCACAGAAACCGCGACGACGACCGAGGAGCCGACGGCGACGGACGAACCGACGACCGAAGAGCCGACGACAACCGCCGAATCGATGGAAGAGATCACCGACGTCGCGTTCAGAGAGACGCCCCAGCGGACGCTTCGACTCGACCTCTATCTCCCATCGACCGAGGAATCCAGCCCGTTCGTCGTCTACGCCCACGGCGGCGGCTGGATCGGCGGTGACAAGGGCCACCGGCCGATGTTCGATCGACTTGTCGAGGAAGGCTTCGCCGTCGCCGATATTCAGTACCGTCTGGCCCAGGAGAAGCAGTATCCGGCGGCGGTTCGGGACGTCGTCGCGGCCGTGAAGTGGGTCCGGGCCAACGCCGGCGAGTATGGAATCGATAGCGAGCGCGGAGCGCTCGCCGGCTACTCCGCCGGGGCACACCTGGCCGCGCTGGTGGCGGTCGCGCCCGATCACGAGAACTTCCAGCCCGACGAGTTCCACCCGGACGTCCCGGTCGGTGTCGACGCACTCGTCGGCTACAGCGGCCCCTACGACTTCACTGAATCCGGGATCGGAGAGAACCCGCTCGTCGCGGCCTTTTTCGGCGCGGACGCCCCGACGGAGCGTCTCGAGGAGGGGTCACCCGTCAGTCACGTTGAGGGCGACGATCCGCCGGCACTGTTGATCCACGGCACCGATGACAACGTCGTCCCGTATCGGTCGACGACGGCCCTGGCTGACGCCTACCGGAACGCCGGCGTGCCGGTCGACGTCCTCACGGGGGATGGTGCCGGCCACGGGATGATCGACAACGACGAGTGGCGCGAGGAGACGCTACCGAGCCAGGAGCAGTTCCTCGCCGACCACCTCTTGACGCAATAA
- a CDS encoding methyl-accepting chemotaxis protein, translated as MSKQTERAPRTDEKTGSVEWEDVSESEGESPEGSDLAVVIEDDPDQLYDTSGTAQRVIDEGFNVVKQNRVMTDWTGMDTDQQATLKCMNQLSGKFCGTENCTVRQLMEQGQQRVEVEVEKTLPNGETKQTLLVSERITDEQGAVVGITESFTDISNVKAAAQEIEHSMGELNETADSVASSADEISSTAERMTDSMNEVAAEIGDVSASIEEVASSAEEVATVSELAEKRAADGHETAEDAIEEMEAIDRATADVTADLDDLRARVDEIDDIVEVINDIADQTNMLALNANIEAARAGEAGEGFAVVAEEVKSLAEQAQQNAETIESMIDGIQADTEETARSLDQATATVDDGIEKVQASMRALEEIVEAVQEAADGIEEVAEATDDQAASAEEVASLVDEVTEQAQTVASEVQNVFAASEEQAQMTQNLQETVERLNQGH; from the coding sequence ATGAGCAAGCAGACAGAACGAGCCCCCCGCACTGACGAGAAGACGGGGTCGGTCGAATGGGAGGACGTGTCCGAATCAGAGGGAGAGAGTCCGGAAGGATCCGATCTGGCGGTCGTCATCGAAGACGATCCTGACCAGTTGTACGATACCTCGGGGACCGCACAGCGAGTGATCGACGAAGGGTTCAATGTTGTCAAGCAGAACCGGGTGATGACAGACTGGACCGGCATGGACACCGACCAGCAAGCGACGCTGAAGTGCATGAATCAGCTCTCCGGGAAGTTCTGCGGGACGGAAAACTGCACCGTCCGACAGCTGATGGAGCAGGGCCAACAGCGCGTCGAAGTCGAGGTGGAGAAAACGTTACCGAACGGCGAAACCAAACAGACCCTGCTCGTTTCGGAGCGGATCACCGACGAACAGGGAGCGGTCGTCGGGATCACCGAGAGCTTCACTGACATTTCGAACGTCAAAGCCGCTGCCCAGGAGATCGAACACTCGATGGGTGAACTCAACGAGACGGCCGACAGCGTCGCTTCGAGTGCCGACGAGATCAGTTCGACGGCCGAGCGGATGACCGACTCGATGAACGAGGTGGCCGCGGAAATCGGGGACGTGAGCGCATCGATCGAGGAGGTAGCCTCGAGTGCGGAGGAAGTTGCGACAGTCAGCGAACTGGCCGAAAAACGCGCTGCAGACGGCCACGAGACGGCCGAGGACGCCATCGAGGAGATGGAGGCGATCGATCGGGCAACCGCCGACGTGACCGCGGACCTTGATGACCTGCGTGCGCGGGTCGATGAGATCGACGACATCGTCGAGGTGATTAATGACATCGCCGACCAGACGAACATGCTGGCGCTGAATGCGAACATCGAAGCCGCCCGCGCGGGCGAAGCAGGCGAGGGGTTCGCCGTCGTGGCAGAGGAGGTCAAAAGCCTGGCCGAACAGGCCCAACAGAACGCCGAAACGATCGAATCAATGATCGACGGGATTCAGGCGGACACCGAAGAAACCGCCCGGAGCCTCGATCAGGCGACCGCGACTGTCGACGATGGTATCGAGAAGGTCCAAGCGTCAATGAGGGCACTCGAAGAGATCGTCGAGGCAGTACAGGAGGCTGCCGACGGGATCGAAGAGGTCGCAGAAGCGACTGACGATCAGGCGGCAAGTGCCGAGGAGGTCGCGTCGTTGGTCGATGAGGTCACAGAACAGGCCCAGACAGTAGCCAGCGAGGTGCAGAACGTCTTCGCAGCCAGCGAAGAACAGGCACAGATGACACAGAACCTCCAGGAGACCGTCGAACGACTGAACCAGGGGCACTGA
- a CDS encoding beta-ribofuranosylaminobenzene 5'-phosphate synthase family protein, producing the protein MTRVSIGARLHAGFQNLSLARDRLYGGIGWAIDEPRLVVDVERAEELVCPDEAVEPYARRAIEVLDVPGAAITVEQRFERHAGLGSGTRLALATLMATADVYDVALDVRDRAPDLGRGGRSGVGIATVLDGGFVVDGGHLVERFTHSPPETGAWTTPPVVARHAIPDSWRFVLVTPDVETGKHGSDEDASMRSIVEGADPGIADEIAPLLTQRLLPAIAGGDRRTFGDAITRLGRLNGAWYADEQGGVYRPPAGRLIESLSSVSGVDGVGQSSWGPTVYAITGVETADIVREAAEDALTRNDVEGDVRVVAPDNEGYRLLDS; encoded by the coding sequence ATGACGCGCGTCTCGATCGGCGCACGGCTCCACGCCGGCTTCCAGAACCTTTCGCTGGCCCGCGATCGGCTCTATGGCGGTATCGGGTGGGCGATCGACGAACCGCGGCTCGTTGTTGACGTCGAGCGGGCCGAGGAACTCGTCTGCCCGGACGAAGCGGTCGAACCCTATGCCCGCCGGGCCATCGAGGTGCTTGACGTGCCCGGCGCGGCGATCACCGTCGAGCAGCGCTTCGAACGCCACGCCGGACTGGGCAGCGGCACGCGACTCGCCCTGGCCACGCTGATGGCCACCGCCGACGTTTACGACGTCGCTCTGGACGTCCGTGACCGCGCTCCCGACCTCGGGCGCGGTGGTCGAAGCGGGGTCGGCATCGCGACCGTTCTCGACGGTGGCTTCGTCGTCGACGGTGGCCATCTGGTCGAGCGCTTCACCCACAGTCCACCCGAGACGGGTGCCTGGACCACGCCGCCGGTCGTCGCCCGCCACGCGATTCCCGACTCCTGGCGGTTCGTCCTCGTCACGCCCGATGTCGAGACTGGCAAGCATGGAAGCGACGAGGACGCGAGCATGCGCTCGATCGTCGAAGGGGCCGATCCGGGGATCGCCGACGAGATCGCACCCCTTCTGACCCAGCGCCTCCTGCCGGCGATCGCCGGTGGAGACCGCCGGACCTTCGGTGACGCGATCACCAGACTCGGCCGGCTCAACGGGGCCTGGTACGCCGACGAACAGGGCGGGGTCTATCGCCCGCCGGCCGGCCGGCTCATCGAGTCGCTCTCGTCCGTCTCGGGTGTCGATGGCGTCGGCCAGTCCTCCTGGGGGCCGACGGTCTATGCGATCACTGGCGTAGAGACCGCGGATATCGTCCGGGAAGCTGCCGAGGACGCCCTCACCCGGAACGACGTCGAGGGAGACGTCCGCGTCGTCGCCCCGGACAACGAAGGGTACCGACTGTTGGACTCTTGA